One region of Polynucleobacter sp. MWH-Aus1W21 genomic DNA includes:
- a CDS encoding Tim44 domain-containing protein, whose product MNKHFFKAILLSLTLIFATVGHADAARLGGGKSVGRAPSAPIQKQAAPAQKPAQQAQPAAPAPAPQAPAPSRFGGMGGILGGLAAGLGIGYLLSHFGLGEAASSLITGLLIAVLAGFAIMFVMRKLMPKMSSAGQSPNLSPNGMQRTGLDQTPRQEPAFTPAANAFGGVGVEPESFQSTLPPGFDQQTFLENAKQYFATLQKAWDQGDLASLREFTTPEMFATIQQDLAGRTDASNQTDVVTINAQLLGIETADGHYFCSVQFSGMIREQQGAPASDFSEIWNLSKPVEGPGGWVLAGISQLV is encoded by the coding sequence ATGAATAAACATTTTTTTAAAGCAATACTTTTAAGTCTTACTTTAATTTTTGCAACAGTGGGTCATGCTGATGCTGCTCGATTGGGTGGCGGTAAGAGCGTGGGTAGAGCACCGAGCGCTCCAATCCAAAAGCAAGCTGCGCCAGCACAAAAGCCTGCACAGCAAGCTCAGCCTGCTGCTCCAGCTCCAGCCCCTCAAGCACCTGCACCTAGTCGTTTTGGCGGTATGGGCGGTATTTTGGGTGGCTTAGCTGCTGGCTTGGGTATTGGTTACCTTTTATCCCATTTTGGTTTGGGTGAAGCGGCCTCATCTTTGATTACTGGTTTATTGATTGCTGTTTTGGCGGGCTTTGCGATCATGTTTGTAATGCGCAAACTCATGCCAAAAATGTCCAGTGCAGGCCAGAGCCCTAATCTTTCCCCTAATGGAATGCAGCGTACTGGTTTAGATCAGACGCCAAGACAAGAGCCCGCTTTTACTCCTGCCGCAAATGCATTTGGTGGTGTTGGCGTTGAACCTGAGTCATTTCAATCAACCTTGCCTCCTGGGTTTGATCAACAAACATTCTTAGAGAATGCCAAACAATATTTTGCGACCTTGCAAAAAGCTTGGGATCAAGGTGATCTTGCTTCCTTGCGAGAATTTACAACTCCAGAAATGTTTGCCACAATCCAGCAGGATTTAGCGGGTCGTACTGATGCAAGCAATCAGACCGATGTTGTGACTATTAATGCTCAGCTCTTAGGAATTGAGACGGCCGACGGACACTATTTCTGTAGCGTTCAGTTCAGCGGCATGATTCGTGAGCAGCAGGGCGCACCAGCGAGTGACTTCTCCGAAATTTGGAATCTAAGCAAGCCGGTAGAGGGGCCTGGCGGCTGGGTACTAGCGGGTATCTCCCAGTTGGTTTAA
- a CDS encoding gamma-butyrobetaine hydroxylase-like domain-containing protein: MIPSNIVVHQQSKVLELSYENGRTYKLPFEFLRVLSPSAEVQGHGPGQETLQTGKRDVLIANIEPVGHYALKPSFSDGHDSGLYSWDFLYFLCENQEQLWKEHLDKLAAAGLDRDAPMVQAGQSGGHSCGSH, from the coding sequence ATGATTCCAAGCAATATCGTTGTGCATCAACAGTCCAAGGTGTTAGAGCTCTCATACGAGAATGGTCGGACTTATAAATTACCCTTTGAGTTTCTAAGAGTTCTATCTCCCTCTGCTGAGGTTCAAGGTCACGGACCCGGACAGGAAACATTGCAAACTGGTAAGCGCGATGTCTTGATTGCGAACATTGAGCCTGTTGGGCACTATGCTCTGAAGCCAAGTTTTTCCGATGGACATGATTCAGGGTTGTATTCGTGGGATTTTTTGTATTTTTTATGCGAAAACCAAGAGCAGTTATGGAAAGAGCATTTAGATAAATTGGCTGCTGCTGGTCTTGATCGTGATGCGCCTATGGTGCAGGCAGGACAGTCGGGCGGTCATTCTTGTGGAAGTCACTAA
- the ubiE gene encoding bifunctional demethylmenaquinone methyltransferase/2-methoxy-6-polyprenyl-1,4-benzoquinol methylase UbiE, which produces MSKTHFGYQSVDETEKAGKVAEVFHSVASKYDVMNDLMSFGLHRVWKKITIARANVRPGQKVLDIAGGTGDLAAAFAKAADWGRNPDAQVWLSDINASMLGVGRDRLLDRGMALPCVQFDAEKIPFPNNHFDVVTVAFGLRNMTHKDVALGEMRRVIKPGGRVLVLEFSKPDAFLQPVYDTYSFKVLPWLGEKIAQDSESYRYLAESIRMHPDAQTLKEMMLGVGFDEVETHRMTGGIVALHIGIKY; this is translated from the coding sequence ATGAGTAAAACGCATTTTGGTTATCAAAGCGTTGATGAGACTGAGAAGGCCGGTAAGGTTGCTGAAGTATTTCACTCAGTAGCTAGTAAATACGATGTGATGAATGACTTGATGTCATTTGGTTTGCATCGTGTTTGGAAAAAAATTACGATTGCACGTGCAAATGTTCGTCCCGGTCAAAAGGTTCTAGATATTGCTGGTGGTACTGGTGACTTAGCTGCTGCATTTGCAAAAGCAGCGGACTGGGGTCGTAATCCCGATGCTCAAGTTTGGTTGAGCGACATCAATGCCTCAATGCTGGGGGTTGGTCGTGATCGACTTTTAGATCGCGGAATGGCTTTACCTTGCGTGCAGTTTGATGCGGAAAAAATTCCTTTCCCTAACAATCATTTTGATGTGGTGACGGTTGCTTTTGGTCTGCGTAATATGACCCACAAAGATGTGGCTTTAGGTGAAATGCGTCGCGTAATAAAGCCAGGTGGACGTGTTTTGGTGTTGGAGTTTTCTAAGCCTGATGCCTTTTTGCAGCCCGTATATGACACTTATTCTTTTAAGGTTTTGCCATGGTTGGGCGAAAAGATTGCGCAAGATTCAGAGAGCTATCGCTATTTGGCAGAATCCATTCGCATGCATCCTGATGCCCAAACCCTCAAAGAAATGATGTTAGGAGTGGGTTTTGATGAAGTGGAAACCCATAGGATGACTGGGGGTATCGTTGCCCTACATATTGGTATTAAATACTGA